The Terriglobia bacterium genome contains a region encoding:
- a CDS encoding TonB-dependent receptor — protein sequence MRPIALHCAFAAILCVALVTSGLAQELSGKVIDENGLAVAGAKVSLNGGGLKAPLAAVSDDAGRFQLPAVEPGTYELKAEKPGYYATISRALQIKERATSLEVVLNHQQEFEETVNVVYSAPVVDRQEASKATTITAEEIVDLPTIATHDFHNSLPLIPGIVKDNNGRMHMNGGRENQAFYSLDGFNITSPVSGILENRISVDAIRALRIETSRYSAEYGKGSAGVMALESSQGDDHFRLSSTNFLPSFSVNDGLKLSNWNPRATISGPIVKGRAWYYNALDLQYDLNVIKELPPGGNTNHSWQGSNLTRIQVNLAGKNILTGGLLFDFRDSPHFGLSPLDPVETTRGLSEHFYFLNLKDQAYFSGGWVLETGVAMNQINTRQQPLGRLPYVLSPQGRSGNYYLQSEGKVGRTQALASVMAPLWDWHGRHSFKFGIDANRISYRQFSDRRPFEIAGSTGTVSRQVSFQGNPRFGRNSSEFSGYFQDSWMLNDQVFVEAGIRFDWDQVLRQRLWSPRLAFTWGPARFPDSKFSAGIGVFHDATNLAILAQALDQERSDIFFDQSGAPVPGGPLVTRFMVDERGLRAPFYLNWSAGWQQKLGRGFYLDTNFIRKNGRHGWAYDLGPSIPSLPTQYVYYLGSARRDSYSYVEIELSRTFKGKYPWLLSYARASTRTTQVINFSQDNPIFARQAGGPLDWDTPNRLISWSVIPLPHFKKYSLAYFAEWHTGMPWSRVNQFQQLVGEPNSRRFPNYFSLNLHLERRVRIWRSEWALRAGFNNITGHLNPTVVNNNIDAMDFGRFSGSEGRVFTGRIRFLGKN from the coding sequence ATGCGACCGATCGCCCTTCACTGTGCGTTTGCCGCCATTTTGTGTGTCGCCCTGGTAACGTCTGGCCTTGCGCAGGAACTGTCTGGAAAGGTGATTGATGAAAACGGTCTGGCCGTGGCCGGCGCCAAGGTCAGCCTGAATGGAGGCGGTTTGAAGGCGCCGCTGGCAGCCGTGAGCGATGATGCCGGGCGCTTCCAACTGCCTGCGGTGGAGCCCGGAACCTATGAGCTGAAGGCGGAGAAACCGGGCTACTACGCGACCATTTCGCGCGCGCTGCAAATCAAGGAACGCGCCACTTCCCTCGAGGTGGTTTTGAACCATCAGCAGGAATTCGAGGAAACGGTGAACGTGGTCTATTCCGCCCCCGTTGTCGATCGCCAGGAAGCATCCAAGGCAACGACGATCACAGCCGAGGAGATTGTCGACCTCCCGACGATCGCAACCCACGATTTTCACAACTCCCTGCCACTGATCCCGGGCATCGTCAAGGACAACAACGGGCGCATGCACATGAACGGCGGCAGGGAAAACCAGGCATTCTACAGCCTGGACGGCTTCAACATCACGAGCCCGGTATCCGGCATCCTCGAAAACCGGATCTCCGTGGATGCCATTCGTGCCCTGCGCATCGAAACCAGCCGCTACTCGGCCGAGTACGGCAAAGGCTCGGCAGGTGTAATGGCCCTCGAGTCGTCTCAGGGGGATGACCACTTCCGTCTTTCCTCCACCAACTTCCTGCCGTCCTTTTCGGTCAACGACGGATTGAAACTCAGCAACTGGAATCCACGCGCCACGATCTCGGGGCCGATCGTCAAGGGCCGGGCCTGGTACTACAACGCGCTCGATCTTCAATACGACCTGAACGTCATCAAGGAACTACCTCCGGGAGGAAATACCAACCACAGCTGGCAGGGAAGCAACCTGACGCGCATCCAGGTGAACCTGGCCGGCAAGAACATCCTCACCGGCGGATTGCTCTTCGACTTCCGGGACTCCCCGCACTTTGGTCTGAGCCCGCTGGACCCTGTGGAGACCACCCGCGGTCTGAGCGAGCACTTTTATTTCTTAAACCTCAAGGATCAGGCTTATTTCAGCGGAGGCTGGGTGCTGGAGACCGGCGTTGCCATGAATCAGATCAATACGCGGCAGCAGCCCCTCGGCAGACTCCCCTATGTCCTCAGTCCGCAGGGTCGATCTGGAAACTACTACCTGCAATCGGAAGGGAAAGTGGGCCGCACGCAGGCTCTTGCCTCGGTGATGGCTCCGTTGTGGGACTGGCACGGGCGCCACAGTTTCAAATTCGGTATCGACGCCAACCGGATCAGTTATCGGCAGTTTTCTGATCGCCGCCCCTTCGAGATCGCGGGCAGCACAGGAACGGTTTCCCGGCAGGTCAGCTTCCAGGGCAATCCGCGCTTCGGCCGGAACAGCTCCGAGTTCAGCGGATATTTTCAGGATAGCTGGATGCTCAACGATCAAGTTTTTGTGGAAGCCGGGATACGCTTCGACTGGGATCAGGTGCTGCGCCAGCGGCTCTGGTCACCGCGCCTGGCCTTCACCTGGGGCCCGGCGCGCTTTCCCGACTCCAAGTTTTCGGCAGGTATCGGTGTTTTTCATGATGCAACCAATCTCGCGATCCTGGCGCAAGCCCTCGATCAGGAGCGCTCGGATATTTTCTTCGACCAGTCAGGAGCCCCCGTGCCAGGGGGGCCCCTCGTCACGCGGTTTATGGTCGACGAGCGCGGCCTGAGAGCGCCATTTTACCTGAACTGGAGCGCGGGCTGGCAGCAAAAGCTGGGACGGGGCTTTTATTTAGACACCAATTTCATCCGCAAGAACGGGCGACACGGCTGGGCTTATGATCTCGGGCCTTCCATCCCATCACTCCCCACACAGTATGTCTACTACTTGGGCAGCGCACGACGGGACAGTTACTCTTACGTCGAGATCGAGCTCTCGCGCACCTTCAAAGGAAAGTATCCATGGCTTCTTTCCTACGCGCGCGCCAGCACGCGCACCACGCAGGTGATCAACTTCTCCCAGGATAATCCGATTTTTGCCCGGCAGGCTGGAGGGCCGCTCGACTGGGACACGCCCAACCGGCTCATTTCCTGGTCCGTCATCCCGCTTCCGCACTTCAAGAAGTATTCGCTGGCCTATTTTGCCGAGTGGCATACCGGCATGCCCTGGAGCCGGGTGAACCAGTTTCAGCAGCTTGTAGGCGAGCCAAATTCGCGCCGATTCCCCAACTACTTCAGTCTGAACCTGCATCTGGAGCGGCGCGTTCGCATCTGGCGCTCGGAGTGGGCCCTGCGTGCGGGCTTCAACAATATCACCGGCCATCTGAATCCGACCGTCGTCAACAACAACATCGATGCGATGGATTTCGGCCGCTTCAGCGGTTCCGAAGGACGGGTGTTCACGGGACGAATCCGCTTCCTGGGCAAAAACTGA
- a CDS encoding CoA ester lyase, which produces MITGLRRSALYIPCDRRKMVEKSVEYPADLLLLNLEDGIAASSKDTARANAVGALKALDFGAREVVVRINSLESEAGRCDLAAVLPCRPDGICLPKIETPAAVRAAETAILELESGHESPEGGVRLHAMIESAAGVLSARDIAASSSRMASLIFGSADYCDDVHCQPGEDRIELWFALQMVVAGARAAAVDAIDGPCFDISNQDLLHREATQARRFGFDGKSALHPGQLGTINGVFDVTPEERIWAEKVVAELQDAENRGRALSTLEGHLIDNPHRNAAQRILRRARLSRK; this is translated from the coding sequence ATGATCACCGGGCTCAGGCGCAGCGCGCTTTACATCCCCTGCGACCGCAGGAAGATGGTCGAGAAGTCCGTCGAGTATCCGGCGGACCTCCTTCTGCTCAATCTCGAGGATGGGATCGCGGCATCCAGCAAAGATACTGCGCGCGCCAACGCTGTTGGGGCGCTGAAGGCGCTGGACTTTGGCGCTCGTGAAGTAGTAGTGCGTATCAACAGCCTGGAGTCGGAAGCCGGAAGGTGCGATCTTGCGGCTGTTCTGCCCTGCCGCCCCGACGGCATATGCCTCCCCAAGATCGAAACGCCTGCGGCTGTGCGGGCGGCCGAAACCGCGATTCTGGAACTGGAATCCGGCCACGAGTCGCCTGAAGGAGGGGTGCGGCTCCACGCCATGATCGAGTCGGCCGCAGGGGTGTTGAGCGCGCGTGACATCGCCGCCTCATCGAGCCGGATGGCGTCGCTCATTTTCGGATCCGCCGACTACTGCGACGACGTACATTGCCAGCCTGGAGAGGATCGCATCGAATTGTGGTTCGCCCTGCAGATGGTTGTGGCCGGCGCACGCGCTGCTGCCGTCGACGCCATCGACGGGCCCTGTTTCGACATCAGTAACCAGGACCTGTTGCACCGGGAGGCCACCCAGGCGCGGCGCTTTGGTTTTGACGGTAAGAGCGCGCTCCATCCTGGACAGCTGGGCACCATCAACGGAGTATTCGATGTGACGCCGGAGGAAAGAATCTGGGCCGAAAAGGTGGTGGCCGAGTTGCAGGATGCCGAGAACAGAGGACGCGCATTGTCGACTCTCGAAGGGCACCTCATCGACAATCCGCACCGCAATGCGGCGCAACGCATACTTCGCCGCGCGCGGCTTTCACGAAAGTAA
- a CDS encoding cytidylate kinase family protein codes for MAIITVSYQYGTRGEILASELAQRLGFSLVTPAKVDEIIRTRYQLDYSLSGEIGQTPRELDSSKLFANLISAILTDMAVLEDLIVLECGGQFIFRAFPNAMHVRLVAARDIRVHNIMQDKGVSFEQALKDIDEHYRRTLRFLHSTFRRPSETPERYDLVLNAGGFDINQAVEQVMFAAREKKLADFGMVSNEAAERARLRNQIRLVRSLTKLSIEQNQSLMQFAHPSEMVFARLLDFYGIQWQYEPRTFPLSYDEKGNISEAFSPDFYLPDSDLYVELTTMKQSLVTKKNRKVRRLLELYPEIKIRLLYQKDFEDLLFKYATKSTRG; via the coding sequence TTGGCTATCATCACGGTTTCCTATCAGTATGGCACCCGCGGCGAGATCCTGGCCTCTGAACTCGCCCAGCGTCTCGGATTCTCCCTGGTCACTCCGGCCAAAGTCGATGAGATCATCCGCACGCGGTATCAGCTCGATTACTCGCTGTCGGGGGAGATCGGCCAGACACCCCGGGAGCTAGACTCCAGCAAGCTCTTCGCCAATCTGATTTCCGCAATCCTGACTGACATGGCGGTGCTGGAAGACCTGATTGTGCTCGAGTGCGGCGGCCAGTTTATTTTCCGTGCTTTCCCGAACGCCATGCACGTGCGCCTGGTTGCGGCAAGGGACATTCGCGTCCACAACATCATGCAGGACAAGGGCGTCTCATTTGAACAAGCCCTCAAGGACATCGACGAGCACTACCGCCGCACGCTGCGGTTTCTCCACTCCACCTTCCGGCGCCCAAGCGAGACGCCGGAGCGCTACGACCTCGTCCTCAACGCCGGCGGCTTCGACATCAATCAAGCGGTGGAACAGGTGATGTTCGCAGCGCGGGAGAAGAAACTGGCCGACTTCGGGATGGTATCCAATGAGGCCGCTGAGCGCGCGCGCTTGCGCAACCAGATCCGCCTCGTGCGCTCCCTCACGAAGCTGTCCATCGAGCAGAACCAGTCCTTGATGCAATTCGCCCATCCGAGCGAAATGGTGTTCGCGCGCCTGCTGGACTTCTACGGTATTCAATGGCAGTACGAACCACGTACTTTCCCTCTGAGTTACGACGAAAAGGGGAATATCAGCGAAGCCTTCTCCCCTGATTTCTACCTCCCCGACAGCGACCTGTATGTCGAACTCACCACCATGAAGCAGTCGCTCGTAACCAAGAAGAACAGGAAGGTCAGGCGGCTGCTCGAGCTTTATCCCGAGATCAAAATCCGCCTTCTCTACCAGAAGGACTTTGAAGACCTCCTGTTCAAGTACGCCACCAAGAGCACGCGAGGTTAG
- the hpt gene encoding hypoxanthine phosphoribosyltransferase has product MHEDLEKVLFTHEQIHQRIREVAGEISRDYQGRQLMLVGVLKGAVFFLSHLAESLDVPVEIDFLGIASFSPGRALPGVVRISKDLDLDILDKDVLVVEDIVDTGLTLRYLLNILSGRQPSSLAVCTFLDKPTRRLVEIPVKYRCFEIPDRFVVGFGLDYDQHYRALPYVGILKSQIYQGK; this is encoded by the coding sequence ATGCACGAAGACCTGGAAAAGGTATTATTTACTCACGAGCAGATTCATCAGCGCATCCGCGAGGTCGCCGGGGAGATATCACGGGATTATCAGGGGCGCCAGTTGATGCTGGTCGGAGTTCTGAAGGGAGCGGTCTTCTTTCTCTCGCACCTGGCAGAGTCGCTGGATGTGCCGGTCGAGATCGATTTTCTGGGCATAGCAAGCTTCTCACCCGGCAGAGCGCTGCCGGGCGTGGTCCGCATTTCCAAGGATCTCGACCTTGACATCCTGGACAAGGACGTGCTGGTGGTGGAAGACATTGTGGATACCGGGTTGACGCTGCGCTATCTGCTCAACATCCTCTCGGGACGTCAACCGAGCAGTCTGGCTGTCTGCACCTTCCTGGACAAGCCCACCCGGCGGCTCGTCGAAATCCCTGTGAAGTACCGCTGCTTCGAGATCCCTGACCGCTTTGTCGTGGGATTCGGTCTCGATTACGATCAGCATTATCGCGCACTCCCGTACGTCGGCATCCTCAAGAGCCAGATCTACCAGGGGAAGTAG
- a CDS encoding ABC transporter ATP-binding protein, which yields MNLAAEISSVSKFYGSFRLQDVNLAVPAGNILGLIGQNGAGKTTLFKCILNLIGRDSGSVRMPGIGQDISSEKIRGLVGYVPERLAFYEWMTVDAALRFTSKFYPNWDAGRCRDLMSRYELDSGKKIKELSMGMRKKLGLLQALAIQPRLLILDEPTSGLDPVMKFYFLQDLRHVIDTGATGAVMISSHNLDEVERLVDSIAILKLGVLRCHEPKRRFLEAWHKVEFTPPAEVDWVREFENTAHPIAANRAMFVTREETGYLTRKLALLGAGAIEVSRPNLQEIFLQVA from the coding sequence ATGAACCTCGCAGCAGAGATATCCTCAGTTTCGAAATTCTATGGCAGTTTCAGGCTGCAGGATGTGAACCTGGCCGTTCCGGCTGGCAACATCCTCGGACTGATCGGACAGAACGGCGCCGGCAAGACTACTCTTTTCAAGTGTATCCTGAACTTGATCGGTCGGGACTCCGGCAGCGTCCGGATGCCCGGCATCGGCCAGGACATCTCGTCGGAGAAGATTCGCGGCCTCGTAGGCTACGTCCCCGAGAGGCTCGCCTTCTACGAATGGATGACGGTCGATGCCGCCCTCCGGTTCACGTCGAAGTTCTACCCGAACTGGGACGCCGGGCGCTGCCGGGATCTGATGAGCAGATACGAACTGGATTCGGGCAAGAAAATCAAAGAGCTGTCTATGGGGATGCGAAAGAAACTGGGCCTTCTCCAGGCTCTGGCAATACAGCCCCGCCTGCTGATCCTCGATGAGCCGACATCAGGACTGGACCCGGTGATGAAATTTTATTTCCTGCAGGATTTGCGCCATGTCATCGACACCGGTGCGACCGGGGCGGTCATGATTTCCTCGCACAACCTGGACGAGGTCGAGCGTTTGGTGGACTCGATCGCGATTCTCAAGCTCGGCGTGCTGCGGTGTCACGAACCCAAACGACGTTTTCTGGAGGCATGGCACAAGGTCGAGTTCACGCCGCCTGCGGAAGTGGATTGGGTGCGCGAGTTTGAGAACACGGCACATCCCATAGCCGCCAACCGGGCCATGTTCGTTACAAGGGAAGAAACAGGATATCTGACCCGGAAACTCGCGCTCCTCGGAGCAGGCGCAATTGAGGTAAGCCGCCCCAATCTGCAGGAGATATTCCTGCAGGTGGCGTGA
- a CDS encoding ABC transporter permease encodes MIRTLFWKDVVQHARGLFGLAASALALPLVFALLTGSGKDSAGYVGFVFGYLGVSAPMMLAQWFIGQEKIKGTFRVLRLLPVSGFRIMITKCLGAMLLCLILINTTLVLEPAGCQALGIGIAQPRAALVLWTNTAAVFFLGISMALFTILDTRIAIQAAIWTLCGLMILGYGAQKYLGKQDFNAFTERAGPLAGNIGLLCAAALPVALAALLLVGLSAWFFERKEWADLEED; translated from the coding sequence GTGATCCGGACTCTGTTTTGGAAAGATGTCGTACAACATGCCCGGGGATTATTCGGGCTTGCCGCATCCGCGCTGGCGCTGCCGCTCGTCTTTGCCCTGCTCACCGGGTCAGGGAAGGATAGTGCAGGGTACGTCGGATTTGTGTTCGGCTATCTGGGTGTGAGCGCGCCGATGATGCTCGCGCAGTGGTTCATCGGCCAGGAGAAAATCAAAGGGACTTTCCGAGTGCTCAGACTGCTGCCCGTTTCCGGATTCCGCATCATGATCACAAAATGCCTGGGCGCGATGCTGCTTTGCCTGATTCTGATCAACACCACGCTTGTCCTCGAACCTGCCGGGTGCCAGGCCTTGGGAATCGGAATCGCCCAGCCCAGGGCAGCGCTTGTGCTGTGGACGAATACCGCAGCAGTGTTCTTCCTCGGCATCAGCATGGCGCTTTTTACGATACTCGACACTCGAATCGCAATTCAGGCAGCTATCTGGACGCTCTGCGGCCTCATGATCCTGGGCTATGGGGCACAGAAATACCTGGGCAAACAGGATTTCAATGCCTTTACGGAGCGGGCCGGCCCGCTCGCAGGCAACATTGGCCTGCTCTGTGCGGCAGCGTTGCCGGTTGCTCTGGCGGCGCTCCTCCTGGTCGGTCTTTCGGCATGGTTTTTTGAGCGGAAAGAATGGGCTGACCTGGAGGAGGATTAA
- a CDS encoding type III PLP-dependent enzyme: MATMRQLQAIAQDDGTPVVVIDHDIIRANYAQYKKHLPKVQAYYAVKANPVPEIVRTLYEAGASFDVASLPEFMLVYENIRHLPPKEQQDFIWDKIIFANTTKTKETLQALDQYKPLVTYDNVNELRKIKQYAPHAGVVLRLRVPNTGSMVELSSKFGCDPGEAVDLILEAFRIGLEVEGLSFHVGSQCTNFENFVQALNMAAAVMKEAKARGHEIKILDIGGGFPVAYDRHVKPFSALARVINAEIDRLFPEDIQILAEPGRFFVATAATLVARIIGKAVRDGKTSYFIDDSVYHTFSGIIFDHCQYHLKAFTKGKTEICAVFGQTCDGLDTISQSEELPDLELDDLVFSENIGAYSNASSTWFNGFSPAKVVHVNQ; this comes from the coding sequence ATGGCCACAATGAGACAGCTGCAAGCCATTGCCCAAGACGACGGCACACCTGTGGTGGTCATTGACCACGACATCATCCGCGCCAACTACGCGCAGTATAAAAAGCATCTGCCCAAGGTGCAGGCCTATTACGCCGTAAAGGCCAATCCCGTGCCGGAGATTGTGCGCACCCTTTATGAGGCCGGCGCCAGCTTCGATGTCGCCTCATTGCCGGAGTTCATGTTGGTGTACGAAAACATCAGGCACCTCCCCCCCAAGGAACAGCAGGACTTCATCTGGGACAAAATCATCTTCGCCAACACAACGAAAACCAAGGAAACGCTCCAAGCTCTCGACCAGTACAAACCGCTGGTCACCTACGACAACGTGAACGAGTTGCGCAAAATCAAACAATACGCGCCCCACGCCGGCGTGGTGCTGCGGCTGCGCGTACCGAACACCGGCTCGATGGTAGAGCTGTCGTCGAAGTTCGGCTGCGATCCCGGTGAAGCGGTGGACCTGATCCTGGAGGCATTCCGCATCGGATTGGAGGTCGAGGGACTGAGCTTCCACGTCGGCAGCCAGTGTACGAATTTCGAAAACTTCGTGCAGGCCCTGAATATGGCCGCCGCCGTGATGAAGGAAGCCAAGGCCCGCGGCCACGAGATCAAAATCCTCGACATCGGCGGCGGTTTTCCGGTGGCCTACGATCGGCATGTCAAGCCCTTCAGCGCGCTGGCAAGAGTGATCAACGCGGAAATCGATCGGTTGTTCCCGGAAGACATTCAAATCCTCGCCGAGCCCGGCCGGTTTTTCGTGGCCACAGCGGCCACGCTGGTCGCGCGGATCATCGGGAAAGCCGTCCGGGACGGCAAGACTTCTTACTTCATCGACGACAGCGTCTATCACACCTTTTCCGGCATCATCTTCGATCACTGCCAGTATCACCTCAAGGCGTTCACGAAGGGTAAGACCGAAATCTGCGCGGTTTTCGGGCAAACCTGCGACGGGCTCGACACCATTTCTCAGTCTGAAGAACTGCCTGACCTGGAGCTCGACGACCTGGTCTTCTCCGAAAACATAGGCGCCTACAGCAACGCTTCATCAACCTGGTTCAACGGTTTCTCGCCCGCGAAAGTGGTACACGTGAACCAGTAG
- the speY gene encoding deoxyhypusine synthase encodes MSGKRILPQNLTGREKLADLVDEAFLAYNSARLKEGCQLFVQKMLEPDVTVGMSLSGALTPAGLGCSSIVPLIKAGFVDWIVSTGANLYHDLHFALNYPVRVGSFKMDDTDLRNNDIVRVYDVLLGYSDCLMATDEILRSILIQPEFQKEMGSAELHHLLGKYAAEWERTAGLRDVSVLAAAYRAGVPCYTSSPGDSTIGMNVAGVQLRGNKLRVNPSIDVNETTAFVLAAKRAGGRSAVVLWGGGSPKNFMLQTEPQIQEVLRIKEYGQDYFLQVTDARPDTGGLSGATPSEAVSWGKVDPDRLPDAVVCYTDTTIAMPILTHYALAKHKPRKPRRLYDQRAKMMKALTKEYFLHNKVKMIDGSDPILD; translated from the coding sequence ATGTCGGGAAAACGCATCCTGCCCCAAAACCTTACGGGGAGGGAAAAGCTCGCTGACCTCGTGGATGAGGCTTTTCTCGCATACAACTCGGCGCGGTTGAAAGAGGGCTGCCAGCTGTTCGTTCAGAAGATGCTCGAGCCGGATGTGACCGTGGGGATGAGCCTCTCGGGCGCTCTCACTCCGGCAGGCCTCGGTTGCTCCTCCATCGTACCGCTCATCAAGGCCGGTTTCGTCGACTGGATCGTCTCCACCGGTGCAAACCTCTATCACGACCTCCATTTCGCTTTGAACTACCCTGTGCGCGTCGGCAGTTTCAAGATGGACGACACTGACCTGCGCAACAATGACATCGTCCGAGTGTATGACGTGCTGCTCGGATACAGCGACTGTCTGATGGCCACCGATGAGATCCTGCGCAGCATTCTCATCCAGCCGGAATTCCAGAAGGAAATGGGCTCCGCCGAGCTTCATCACCTGCTGGGCAAATATGCGGCCGAATGGGAACGCACGGCCGGCCTCAGAGACGTGTCCGTGCTGGCTGCCGCATATCGCGCAGGTGTTCCGTGCTACACGTCCTCGCCTGGTGATTCGACCATCGGCATGAATGTGGCCGGCGTGCAACTGCGCGGCAACAAGCTGCGTGTCAATCCGTCCATCGATGTCAACGAAACCACGGCCTTCGTGCTTGCAGCCAAACGCGCAGGGGGCAGGAGCGCTGTGGTCCTCTGGGGCGGCGGCAGTCCCAAAAACTTCATGCTCCAGACCGAACCCCAAATACAGGAGGTGCTCCGAATCAAGGAGTACGGCCAGGACTACTTCCTGCAAGTGACCGACGCCCGCCCCGACACGGGAGGTCTCAGCGGCGCCACGCCGAGCGAGGCCGTGAGCTGGGGAAAGGTGGATCCGGACCGTCTGCCCGATGCCGTGGTTTGCTATACCGACACCACGATCGCAATGCCGATCCTTACTCACTATGCGCTGGCAAAGCACAAGCCGCGAAAACCGCGGCGCCTTTACGACCAGCGCGCCAAAATGATGAAGGCTCTGACGAAGGAATATTTCCTCCACAACAAGGTGAAGATGATCGACGGTTCTGACCCGATTCTCGACTGA
- a CDS encoding agmatine deiminase family protein produces the protein MPKAHAIKNPAPAALGFSMPAEWEPHEATWLAWPHNPTDWPDKLDTIRWVYGEIVRRIVPGEIVRMLVNSKTEEKLGLRHLKRAGADVSRVEFIVHPTNRSWTRDSGPIFVRRRDSRKPETAIVHFHFNAWAKYPDWQKDRRVPETAARRLAKRLFDARSQGRRFVLEGGGIDVNGRGTLLTTAECYLDSTTQVRNPGLDRNDIEIALKENLGVTNIFWLGGGVAGDDTHGHVDDVCRFVNPNTLILIKEDDPGDANYRSLAENWERIQDLRLEDGSKPEIVALPTPEAVFFDGDRMPASYANFYISNAAVLVPTFNDPKDRIALGILSELFRDRPVIGIHAVDLVLGFGTLHCLTQQQPAECSTKQNCLLPPC, from the coding sequence ATGCCGAAAGCACATGCCATCAAGAATCCGGCACCCGCGGCGCTTGGTTTTTCGATGCCGGCGGAGTGGGAACCACACGAGGCTACCTGGCTGGCCTGGCCGCACAATCCCACCGATTGGCCGGATAAGCTCGACACCATTCGCTGGGTTTATGGCGAGATCGTGCGCAGGATCGTGCCGGGCGAAATCGTGCGCATGCTGGTCAATTCAAAAACCGAGGAAAAACTGGGTCTACGGCACCTTAAGCGCGCCGGAGCCGATGTGAGCCGCGTGGAGTTCATCGTGCACCCCACCAACCGCAGTTGGACGCGCGACAGCGGTCCCATTTTTGTGCGGCGGCGCGACAGCAGGAAGCCGGAGACGGCGATCGTCCATTTTCACTTCAACGCCTGGGCCAAATATCCCGACTGGCAGAAGGACCGCCGTGTGCCGGAAACCGCAGCAAGACGGCTGGCGAAGCGGCTGTTCGACGCACGGTCCCAGGGGCGCCGTTTCGTCCTGGAAGGAGGCGGCATCGATGTCAACGGTCGCGGCACCCTGCTGACGACGGCAGAATGCTACCTCGACTCGACGACGCAGGTGCGGAATCCGGGACTGGACCGAAATGACATCGAGATCGCGCTCAAGGAAAATCTCGGCGTGACCAATATCTTCTGGCTCGGCGGCGGCGTGGCGGGCGACGACACCCACGGACACGTCGATGATGTCTGCCGCTTCGTGAACCCAAACACGTTGATCCTCATTAAGGAAGATGATCCTGGAGACGCCAATTACCGTTCGCTCGCAGAGAACTGGGAGCGGATTCAGGATCTCAGACTCGAGGACGGCTCAAAGCCCGAGATTGTGGCGCTGCCGACGCCGGAAGCTGTCTTTTTCGATGGTGACCGGATGCCGGCCAGCTATGCCAACTTTTATATCTCCAACGCGGCGGTGCTCGTGCCCACTTTCAACGACCCGAAGGACCGCATCGCGCTCGGCATTCTGAGTGAACTCTTCCGGGACCGCCCCGTGATCGGCATCCACGCCGTCGATCTCGTGCTCGGGTTCGGCACGCTGCATTGCCTCACCCAACAACAGCCGGCAGAGTGCTCAACAAAACAAAATTGCTTGCTGCCTCCATGTTGA